The segment ACTATTAACTCCTTGAACTAACTTCTTAATGGCTTTAGGTTGATCACCATTTGGTTGATAAGGTGCTTGAAGCTTATAGTTATTCATTCATCTAATAACTTAAGATTTTTTATATCTTAGGAGACTTTTTCTTTAATCATTGAATTTTTCAAAGATTCTTTTAGGCCTCTAACAACAGCAACCATTGATATTAAATCATCTAATTTATTTACTACAGATCCAACTCCGACTGCAGAAGCTCCACATGATACTGCCAAAGGACATGTTACCTCACTTAAACCTGAAGCACTCATGATAGGAATATTAATAGACTGTTTCTCAAATTCCTTGAATATTGCAAAAGTAGCCGCCAAAGTAGGTACTGACTTTTCTAATAATCCTTGAATTCCTGAACTATATGGGTTAGAACTTTTGCCTCCTTCAGTTTGAATGATATCAGCGCCTTCAAGAACTAATTTAATTGCAAGATCTACTTGTTTATCAATAGGCATATTATGTGGAACTGTCACTGATAGAGGAATATTAGGTAAAAGATCTTTAGTTTCTTTTGTAAGATTTAAAATTTTCTCCTCCGAAAAAGTAATTCCTTGGTCATAAAAACTATCATAATTGCCTATTTCTATTAAAGAAGCTCCTGCCTTAACTGAATTTATAAAAGACT is part of the Prochlorococcus marinus subsp. pastoris str. CCMP1986 genome and harbors:
- a CDS encoding DUF561 domain-containing protein, which gives rise to MSLINLLPQKIQEELSSKTLLKVISGLSNFETQTVNKIVEAASMGGADLIDIACKPELVESAIEISRLPICVSSVEPKSFINSVKAGASLIEIGNYDSFYDQGITFSEEKILNLTKETKDLLPNIPLSVTVPHNMPIDKQVDLAIKLVLEGADIIQTEGGKSSNPYSSGIQGLLEKSVPTLAATFAIFKEFEKQSINIPIMSASGLSEVTCPLAVSCGASAVGVGSVVNKLDDLISMVAVVRGLKESLKNSMIKEKVS